One window of the Oceanispirochaeta sp. M1 genome contains the following:
- a CDS encoding FecR domain-containing protein, with amino-acid sequence MKSIVKSILLILAGALVAGGLLYGYSIIIKSAGYSADDEILSFVEIKPGDAVISHISGEVYIIREEKILSPRPGDTVREGDVIKVVDDSWCQVHFVGKATMNLRSNTLLKIQKLLTSTKDIDVRTELLTGSMIYKVDRLSATDNLEVQAQEKIYRVEGTEFYIEAFTDGGSRVSVKEGKVAVLQSKGEEERLLKTVPGGQSLNLKQWESGTPLPETEDLNSKDIKIFKEESPVLFDMSENSLVYLEITTLPQGAQLYLDGRLNSRGNLTGLFAPDETLNILARKRGYRDMSMKLRPGEQSSSRVILKMEPLGVEESLKEESENPQTETLEELKVRFETESETLTGSFTKQIRESELQLEEMKSLSLSLQNDIRNLKGNNSELSDEKKELESKLEKSFEEQEKLKQLLLQIQELSTDQ; translated from the coding sequence ATGAAATCAATTGTAAAATCAATACTTCTTATACTCGCCGGAGCCCTGGTTGCCGGTGGACTTCTTTACGGATACTCGATCATTATCAAGTCAGCGGGATACAGTGCAGATGATGAAATACTCAGTTTTGTTGAAATAAAACCCGGAGATGCGGTAATCTCCCATATTTCCGGCGAAGTCTATATTATCAGAGAAGAAAAGATACTCAGTCCCCGCCCCGGAGATACAGTAAGGGAGGGAGATGTCATCAAGGTAGTAGATGACTCCTGGTGTCAGGTCCATTTCGTTGGAAAGGCTACCATGAACCTCCGAAGCAATACCCTCCTTAAAATACAGAAACTCCTGACCAGTACAAAAGACATTGATGTGAGAACCGAACTTCTCACGGGTTCCATGATTTATAAAGTTGACCGCTTGAGTGCAACAGATAACCTTGAAGTTCAGGCACAGGAGAAGATCTACCGCGTCGAAGGTACAGAGTTCTATATAGAAGCCTTCACAGACGGCGGAAGCAGGGTCTCTGTCAAGGAAGGCAAGGTGGCAGTTCTTCAGTCTAAAGGAGAGGAGGAACGCCTTCTCAAAACAGTTCCCGGCGGCCAGTCGCTTAACCTGAAGCAATGGGAAAGCGGAACGCCTCTCCCTGAGACAGAGGATCTCAACTCCAAAGACATAAAGATCTTCAAAGAAGAGAGTCCCGTGCTCTTTGATATGAGTGAAAACTCTCTTGTCTACCTTGAAATAACCACCCTTCCTCAAGGGGCACAGCTCTATCTGGATGGACGTCTTAACAGCAGAGGGAATCTCACAGGACTCTTTGCTCCGGATGAAACTCTGAATATTCTTGCCCGTAAGAGAGGATACAGGGATATGAGCATGAAGCTGCGCCCGGGAGAACAGAGCAGCTCAAGGGTTATTCTGAAAATGGAGCCTCTGGGTGTGGAAGAGAGCCTGAAGGAAGAGTCTGAGAATCCTCAGACAGAAACTCTGGAAGAGTTGAAGGTCCGCTTTGAAACAGAATCCGAAACCCTGACTGGCAGTTTCACAAAGCAGATAAGAGAAAGTGAACTGCAGCTGGAAGAGATGAAGAGTCTCAGCCTGAGCCTGCAGAACGATATAAGGAATCTGAAAGGAAATAATTCCGAATTGTCTGATGAGAAAAAAGAACTTGAATCCAAGCTGGAGAAAAGTTTCGAAGAGCAGGAAAAACTGAAACAACTTCTCCTGCAGATCCAGGAATTGTCAACGGATCAATAG
- a CDS encoding ABC transporter permease has translation MILVILASATPLILAALGGLLTERAGVLNIALEGMILGSAFAAVLIAGLSGSIFLGTLGALFAGMLISMLFNLGTFTLKGNPFITGLGINVLVPALTVSISQRIYGNQGIIRPENISSVFKIAGMDMFTITALAAAVIMLIVFFRTRQGLIIRSCGEQEDLLISRGINPVKVKKQMVLLSGAFSGLAGGALSLNLGVYVPGMSAGKGWIALVAIYLGYRRIPGVVLACILFSMAEWGANRAQGFLGIPPTLILSFPYFLTLAALWLFSIRKSRSNTGL, from the coding sequence ATGATACTTGTAATTCTGGCCAGCGCAACTCCACTGATTTTAGCGGCTCTGGGAGGGCTTCTCACAGAGAGAGCAGGAGTACTGAACATAGCCCTGGAAGGGATGATACTGGGTTCAGCTTTTGCAGCCGTATTGATCGCCGGATTAAGCGGCAGTATTTTCCTGGGTACCCTGGGAGCTCTTTTTGCAGGAATGCTTATCTCCATGCTCTTCAATCTGGGAACCTTTACTCTCAAAGGCAATCCTTTTATAACAGGTTTGGGAATCAATGTGCTGGTTCCGGCACTGACGGTATCCATATCCCAGCGGATTTATGGAAACCAGGGCATTATCCGCCCGGAGAATATATCTTCTGTATTCAAGATTGCAGGAATGGATATGTTCACAATCACTGCCCTTGCAGCTGCTGTGATCATGCTTATAGTATTCTTCAGAACCAGGCAGGGGCTGATTATCCGCTCCTGCGGAGAGCAGGAAGACCTGCTGATCAGCAGAGGGATAAATCCTGTAAAGGTCAAGAAACAGATGGTCCTTTTATCCGGAGCATTTTCTGGTCTTGCTGGTGGGGCACTCTCTCTGAACCTTGGTGTATATGTGCCCGGAATGTCAGCGGGAAAAGGATGGATTGCCCTGGTGGCCATCTATCTGGGATACAGGAGAATCCCCGGTGTTGTTCTTGCCTGTATCCTTTTCAGTATGGCCGAATGGGGAGCCAACAGAGCTCAGGGATTCCTTGGTATCCCGCCGACTCTGATACTCAGCTTCCCCTATTTCCTCACCCTGGCAGCTCTGTGGCTCTTTTCTATCAGAAAAAGCAGAAGCAATACAGGCCTCTGA
- a CDS encoding ABC transporter permease — MKIDLTRGMKKIRIPGTLPVLLLCLAAAAVVILFFSNTPMETLYYFFPGVLSNSLYLGEMLNTIVLLSITGLGIVLAFNAGSFNLGGEGQVYTGAICAVLTARLLPEMPGIPGISVLLLSGIAGGAALAFISGVLKALWDVDDLISTFLLSAGVGKLIDYLITGPLRDSSSYLMTTAPLPEKFRLPSLLIPSPFNISFLLPLLLLPLFHYFLNHTRQGYELQITGRSSSFARHSGLNMRIYQTLPLTASGALHGLAGALVLTGTYFAGIQGLTSGLGWNGIAVAMIAGRKVPGLLPAALFFAWISQGSKIAVLHSDISLELGAIIQGVLFLLISSSVLRIKSRRRR, encoded by the coding sequence ATGAAGATAGATCTGACCCGGGGGATGAAAAAAATCCGCATACCAGGCACTTTGCCTGTACTTCTTCTCTGCCTTGCAGCAGCTGCGGTAGTGATTCTGTTCTTCAGCAATACTCCAATGGAGACGCTTTATTACTTCTTCCCGGGAGTTTTATCCAACAGCCTGTATCTGGGAGAAATGCTCAACACCATAGTCCTTTTGAGTATTACCGGCCTTGGAATTGTCCTGGCCTTTAATGCAGGATCGTTTAACCTGGGAGGAGAAGGTCAGGTCTATACCGGAGCGATCTGCGCAGTATTGACTGCCAGACTGCTCCCAGAGATGCCGGGAATCCCCGGGATTTCAGTATTATTATTAAGCGGAATAGCCGGAGGTGCAGCACTTGCTTTTATCTCAGGTGTATTAAAGGCCCTCTGGGACGTGGATGACCTGATCAGTACCTTTCTTCTTTCTGCAGGAGTAGGAAAACTGATCGATTATCTGATTACAGGCCCCTTAAGGGATTCTTCAAGCTATCTGATGACAACGGCGCCTCTACCTGAAAAATTCAGACTCCCCTCTCTGCTTATACCAAGTCCATTCAACATATCTTTTCTGCTGCCTCTCCTGCTTCTCCCACTATTTCATTACTTTCTGAATCATACCCGCCAGGGATATGAACTGCAGATAACAGGAAGGAGCAGCAGCTTTGCCAGACACAGCGGCCTCAACATGAGAATCTACCAGACACTCCCCCTCACAGCCAGTGGAGCCCTTCACGGTCTGGCCGGGGCACTGGTATTGACGGGGACCTATTTTGCAGGAATACAGGGACTCACCTCGGGACTGGGCTGGAACGGTATAGCCGTTGCCATGATTGCAGGCCGGAAAGTTCCAGGATTGCTGCCGGCAGCTCTCTTTTTCGCATGGATAAGCCAGGGTTCAAAAATAGCGGTACTCCATTCAGACATATCCCTTGAACTGGGTGCCATTATTCAGGGTGTTCTCTTTCTGCTGATATCCTCTTCGGTTCTCCGGATAAAATCACGGAGGAGAAGATGA
- a CDS encoding ATP-binding cassette domain-containing protein: MADETAPSNILELENITQIFPENGIRACSNISMVIRRAEILAIMGENGAGKSTLMFLISGFMDETEGVIRTSEGTDSVYRRDLVGMVHQKPLLAGNLTVMENIILGPEKGFFRRDRILNEITEIQEHYGLPLDLNLKARYLTAPQIQRCELIRALWKNKKIIILDEPTASLSPSQNEELFSLIFRLKEEGKTILFISHKIHEVIKAADRIAVLRRGELQGVSEKKDLSPSDISRQMIGEDDGTEYLETISPPRDMDTDEMPILELSDIEYSELGNRRLKDISFKLYPGEILGMGGIRENGLTFIEDLLSGIIQPSSGTIFINGKNRMPLSPYKVRRNGISYIPADRLSRGADPESSLAENLSVLKRQTGKGSYRKRLIHWAKIFIKEQDIKGEAEQQVKTLSGGNIQKMIVARELEKTAPLLFVSEPSWGLDFKSRKKLHNQLLKARSEGIAILLLTTDLEELLSLSDRACILSDGFLTEIERSEEQWNRNFIGEKMTGADRI; encoded by the coding sequence TTGGCAGATGAAACAGCCCCTTCAAATATTCTGGAATTAGAAAACATTACTCAGATTTTCCCTGAAAACGGAATCCGGGCCTGTTCAAATATCAGCATGGTTATCCGCAGAGCCGAGATTCTCGCAATTATGGGAGAAAACGGTGCCGGGAAGTCTACTTTAATGTTCCTGATTTCCGGCTTTATGGACGAAACCGAAGGGGTTATCAGAACTTCCGAAGGGACAGATTCTGTATACAGAAGAGACCTGGTGGGGATGGTTCATCAAAAACCGCTCCTGGCGGGAAATTTGACGGTTATGGAAAACATCATCCTCGGTCCGGAAAAAGGATTCTTCCGAAGAGACAGAATACTGAATGAAATTACTGAAATTCAGGAGCACTATGGCCTGCCCCTGGACCTTAATCTGAAAGCCCGCTATCTCACGGCCCCCCAAATTCAGAGATGTGAACTGATCAGAGCCCTCTGGAAGAATAAAAAGATTATTATCCTTGATGAACCGACTGCCAGCCTCTCCCCCAGTCAGAACGAAGAACTATTCAGCCTGATATTCAGACTGAAAGAAGAGGGAAAAACCATACTCTTCATCAGCCATAAAATCCATGAAGTAATAAAGGCCGCTGACCGCATCGCCGTGCTCAGGCGGGGAGAACTGCAGGGGGTTTCTGAGAAGAAGGATTTAAGCCCCTCTGATATATCCAGACAGATGATCGGAGAAGACGACGGGACAGAATACCTTGAAACCATAAGTCCCCCCCGTGATATGGATACGGATGAAATGCCTATTCTCGAGCTGTCAGACATTGAGTACAGTGAGCTGGGAAACAGGCGTCTTAAAGATATCAGTTTTAAACTGTACCCCGGAGAGATCCTGGGAATGGGCGGCATCAGGGAAAACGGACTGACCTTTATCGAAGATCTCCTGAGTGGAATAATTCAGCCCTCTTCAGGAACTATATTCATAAATGGTAAAAACAGGATGCCCCTGAGCCCATATAAAGTAAGACGAAATGGAATATCCTACATCCCTGCAGACCGACTGAGCCGGGGAGCTGATCCTGAATCCAGTCTCGCCGAAAACCTGTCGGTTCTTAAAAGACAGACAGGCAAAGGAAGTTACCGCAAAAGACTGATTCACTGGGCAAAAATTTTCATAAAGGAACAGGACATCAAGGGTGAAGCCGAACAGCAGGTAAAGACACTCTCGGGTGGAAATATCCAGAAAATGATTGTAGCCAGAGAACTGGAAAAGACAGCTCCTCTTCTGTTTGTTTCAGAACCCAGCTGGGGTCTCGATTTCAAGAGCAGGAAAAAACTGCATAATCAGCTGCTTAAGGCCAGGTCAGAGGGGATTGCCATTCTCCTGCTCACAACGGATCTGGAAGAACTTCTGAGTCTGAGTGACAGAGCCTGTATTCTCAGCGATGGATTTCTTACTGAGATAGAAAGAAGCGAAGAACAGTGGAACAGAAATTTTATCGGAGAAAAAATGACGGGAGCAGACAGAATATGA
- a CDS encoding BMP family ABC transporter substrate-binding protein, which yields MSNSIKYSTLRLLPAALIFLLFLSCSPKEQSSAEESSTESSSSIKAMSLAVFIPGVLAGSPTYEMMDTGVRKAAGEKGATVKTVEGGFNQAEWKSKVLALAAEKKYDLIISSNPSMPEICREIKTTFKDQNFLILEGSRIENDTVSTFLFSHLELSYMLGYLAGLATQSDELPGADSMLKVGLIAGQEYPEMMQRIKPGFTRGLQAAAPEGELDFRVIGNWYDAARASDLAMSMFDEGVDIILTIAGGANQGVVSAAKKKGKYVLWYDTDGYSIEPGVILGSGIIREDIAAYEQTLLALEGKLETGSSVYAGVYEGYVDFLDDESLYKEHVPESIRKAMKEETDKLRNGSLKFR from the coding sequence ATGTCAAATTCAATTAAATATTCCACCCTGCGGCTGCTGCCGGCAGCCTTGATTTTCTTATTGTTTTTATCCTGTAGCCCAAAAGAACAGAGTTCTGCCGAAGAATCCTCAACAGAATCATCAAGCTCAATAAAAGCTATGTCCCTTGCAGTCTTTATCCCGGGAGTCCTGGCCGGAAGCCCCACCTACGAAATGATGGATACGGGAGTCAGAAAAGCCGCCGGAGAAAAAGGTGCAACAGTAAAGACAGTGGAAGGCGGTTTCAACCAGGCCGAATGGAAATCCAAGGTACTGGCACTTGCCGCCGAAAAAAAATACGACCTCATTATAAGCTCTAATCCTTCCATGCCCGAAATATGCAGAGAGATTAAGACAACTTTCAAGGATCAGAATTTCCTGATTCTTGAAGGAAGCAGAATTGAAAATGATACTGTATCTACTTTTCTGTTCAGCCATCTGGAGCTCTCCTATATGCTGGGTTATCTGGCAGGTCTTGCCACCCAGTCCGACGAACTGCCCGGTGCCGACAGCATGCTGAAAGTGGGCCTGATCGCCGGACAGGAATACCCTGAGATGATGCAGAGAATAAAACCCGGATTTACACGGGGCCTTCAGGCCGCTGCTCCGGAGGGAGAACTTGATTTCAGAGTTATTGGTAACTGGTACGATGCCGCCCGGGCTTCCGACCTGGCTATGAGCATGTTTGATGAGGGTGTAGATATTATTCTAACAATCGCCGGAGGGGCCAACCAGGGAGTTGTCTCTGCTGCAAAAAAAAAGGGGAAATATGTACTGTGGTATGACACAGACGGTTACTCCATAGAACCGGGAGTTATCCTTGGAAGCGGTATAATAAGAGAAGATATCGCAGCCTACGAACAGACTCTTCTGGCTCTTGAGGGAAAACTCGAAACGGGGTCCTCTGTATACGCAGGTGTTTATGAAGGTTATGTCGATTTCCTTGATGATGAATCACTTTACAAGGAACATGTTCCCGAATCTATCCGCAAGGCCATGAAAGAAGAGACAGACAAGCTCAGAAACGGCAGCCTTAAGTTCAGATAG
- the argH gene encoding argininosuccinate lyase, with product MSKLWAKDYEVNELIEEFTVGIDYILDQKLIPSDCAASLAHATMLQSIDILTADELQALKDGLNQILKEHAQGTFEIKRSDEDGHTAIENRLVELAGDAGKKIHTGRSRNDQVVTAVRVYGRAKVLDLISECADLIQAILKLAEKHKETPMPGRTHMQIAMPSSVALWAAGFAEELIDSIRLLSSAWEILDQNPLGAAAGYGVPLPLNREMTTELMGFSRIQNNVIYVNNSRGKMELMVLDILDQITLTLSKIAQDLILFSLPEFGYFSLPAQLCTGSSIMPQKKNPDGLELMRAKAGTVSACGTQIRNILRSLPSGYNRDFQETKEPFLKGCDITSISLKMMTLTFNELKVNGDKLRAGFSKEIYATDVALDLVASGKSFRDAYREVGLALDKLEDQNPDESIHSRTYTGTSGNLCLEEAQERLEDLMQTNGDREEFINKALESLMGQPINLLIR from the coding sequence ATGAGCAAGCTATGGGCCAAAGACTATGAAGTAAATGAACTTATAGAAGAGTTTACAGTCGGGATCGACTATATACTGGATCAGAAACTCATCCCCTCAGACTGTGCCGCCTCACTGGCCCATGCTACCATGCTTCAGTCCATTGATATTCTTACAGCAGATGAGCTTCAGGCCCTCAAAGACGGGTTGAATCAGATCCTGAAAGAACATGCACAGGGCACCTTTGAAATTAAACGCTCCGATGAAGACGGCCATACGGCCATTGAAAACCGCCTTGTCGAACTGGCAGGAGATGCGGGAAAGAAAATCCATACAGGCCGCAGCCGTAATGATCAGGTTGTAACAGCTGTCCGTGTCTATGGCAGAGCCAAAGTCCTCGATCTTATCAGTGAGTGTGCTGATCTGATCCAGGCTATTCTGAAGCTCGCTGAGAAACATAAAGAGACTCCCATGCCGGGACGTACTCACATGCAGATTGCCATGCCTTCATCCGTAGCTCTCTGGGCCGCAGGTTTTGCCGAGGAGCTTATCGACTCCATCAGGCTTCTTTCATCGGCCTGGGAAATTCTTGATCAGAATCCTCTGGGAGCCGCTGCCGGTTATGGTGTGCCCCTCCCTCTTAACAGAGAGATGACCACTGAACTTATGGGCTTCTCCCGCATTCAGAACAATGTGATTTATGTAAATAACTCCAGAGGGAAGATGGAACTTATGGTTCTTGATATTCTGGATCAGATTACCCTGACCTTAAGTAAAATTGCTCAGGATCTTATCCTCTTTTCACTTCCGGAGTTCGGTTATTTCAGCCTTCCTGCACAGCTCTGTACAGGGTCCAGCATCATGCCTCAGAAAAAGAATCCCGACGGTCTTGAACTGATGAGGGCAAAGGCCGGTACTGTGAGTGCCTGCGGAACACAGATCAGAAATATTCTGCGCTCCCTGCCCAGCGGTTACAACCGTGACTTCCAGGAGACAAAAGAACCTTTTCTCAAGGGTTGTGATATCACTTCCATTTCATTGAAGATGATGACCCTGACTTTTAATGAGCTCAAGGTTAACGGTGATAAGCTGCGTGCAGGATTTTCAAAGGAGATCTATGCCACCGATGTAGCCCTTGATCTTGTGGCTTCCGGAAAGAGTTTCAGAGACGCCTACAGGGAAGTGGGGCTGGCACTGGATAAGCTTGAGGATCAGAATCCCGATGAGTCTATCCATTCCAGAACCTATACGGGTACAAGTGGGAATCTCTGTCTTGAGGAAGCACAGGAGCGGTTGGAAGATCTTATGCAGACAAATGGAGATAGGGAAGAGTTTATAAATAAAGCACTGGAATCTCTGATGGGACAGCCGATTAATCTATTGATCCGTTGA
- the prs gene encoding ribose-phosphate diphosphokinase, with protein MSFSKPTSLGVIACPGGEQFANEITSHLKTIYRTRFEKKVSYISRLYNIDREEVCKQSNFANDIISHRVSAVGDSSTYRSPSFKIPCKITKFANGELKAEILRSIRGADVYIVQDMANMTPIRFSGSDEKSLCSVNDHLMSLYVTIDAAMKSGARRVSLVLPTYPYSRQHKSKGREGLTASTLGRMYESMGVDRIITLDIHSKEISHCFHKLSLENLHASYQILRQLNSKINLMDEDFVVVSPDTGAIERNKFYANSLKKPLALLYKERDYSKVTRSAADSNIISARLLGDVTGKTVFMADDMLGTGGTLIKAMKLIRELGAKKIICSVSLPMFSGSAVEHFDEAYKEGYFDYIVGTNAVTLPEEILSKEWFFSASVSNLFARSISRVHHNRSVSPLLDNSKMIQRMLKKK; from the coding sequence ATGAGTTTTTCCAAACCCACGTCTCTTGGTGTGATCGCCTGTCCGGGGGGAGAGCAATTTGCTAATGAAATCACCTCCCATTTAAAGACGATTTACAGGACACGGTTCGAAAAAAAAGTCAGCTATATTTCCCGTCTCTATAATATAGATAGAGAGGAAGTATGCAAGCAATCCAATTTTGCCAATGATATCATTTCACATCGTGTTTCCGCTGTGGGTGATTCCTCAACTTACAGGAGTCCTTCTTTTAAGATCCCCTGTAAAATTACTAAATTCGCCAATGGGGAACTGAAGGCGGAGATCCTCAGATCTATCAGAGGAGCGGATGTCTATATTGTTCAGGATATGGCTAATATGACACCCATTCGCTTTTCCGGTTCAGACGAAAAGAGTCTCTGTTCGGTCAATGACCACCTAATGAGTCTTTATGTGACTATTGATGCCGCCATGAAGTCGGGAGCCCGCCGGGTTTCTCTGGTTCTGCCAACCTATCCCTACAGCCGTCAGCATAAATCAAAAGGCCGGGAAGGACTGACCGCTTCAACTCTGGGGCGCATGTATGAAAGTATGGGTGTTGACCGCATCATTACTCTGGATATTCATTCAAAGGAAATATCACACTGTTTTCACAAGCTTTCTCTTGAAAATCTGCATGCTTCTTATCAAATTCTCAGACAGCTCAACAGCAAGATTAATCTTATGGATGAGGATTTTGTAGTTGTTTCTCCGGATACAGGTGCCATTGAGAGGAATAAATTTTATGCCAACTCCCTGAAAAAGCCTCTAGCTCTCCTTTACAAGGAGAGGGATTATTCCAAAGTCACTCGCTCTGCAGCAGATTCAAATATCATCTCTGCCCGCCTTCTGGGTGATGTCACCGGAAAAACTGTCTTTATGGCGGATGATATGCTGGGTACCGGCGGTACTTTGATAAAGGCTATGAAGCTTATACGTGAGCTGGGAGCAAAGAAAATAATATGCTCTGTTTCCCTGCCCATGTTTTCAGGTTCTGCAGTAGAGCATTTTGATGAGGCGTATAAAGAAGGATACTTTGATTATATCGTAGGAACCAACGCAGTAACCCTTCCCGAAGAGATCCTTTCAAAGGAGTGGTTTTTTTCTGCAAGTGTATCAAACCTTTTTGCCCGATCCATCTCCAGAGTTCATCATAATCGTTCTGTTTCACCTCTATTGGATAACAGCAAGATGATTCAGAGAATGCTGAAGAAAAAATAA
- a CDS encoding Na/Pi cotransporter family protein: MTIVLNIMEIIGALGVFLFGMKIMSEGIQKAAGEGLQSVLNHITSNRFVAVLTGFLITTIIQSSSATTVMVVSFVNAGLLTLTQSIGIIMGANIGTTVTGWIVSLLGFKFKISAMALPIIGLGLPLYFSKFAKRRDWGEFMIGFGILFLGLSFLKDSMPSMDAGMVGFLESYTDKGVLSLVIFIMAGALITVIVHSSSASMAITLTMAHNGLIPLEAAAAMVMGSNIGTTIDALLASLGANVNAKRAARVHILFNIAGVVVFSFIFNPFLRMVQAIVPGDEITTNLAMFHTMFNILNTVIFIGFVPQIAKLVEKMIPMGEEEAGLGTYTLSYIEPMMQSIPEINIIKAQKEVSHMTKVVEDMFSIYLEVCNNPDKKMGAQVKEIKEMEDYSDQMQEEITKFLIACSGESLNETGRNNVSAMMRIVNELESIGDSCYHLILLSERRFKKNIPMHDNAMAELEPIATMVQNFLFFIKSHINEHMDKESLKEAYKMEEKLQTFKKGLNKGIRKNIKKGADIKGELLYLDIVGHVEQIGDYCLNIAQSLRAFY, encoded by the coding sequence ATGACCATAGTCTTGAATATAATGGAAATTATAGGAGCCCTGGGTGTATTCCTCTTCGGAATGAAAATCATGAGTGAAGGAATACAAAAGGCAGCCGGTGAAGGACTGCAGAGTGTCCTCAACCATATTACATCCAACCGTTTCGTTGCTGTTCTTACCGGATTTCTGATTACAACAATCATCCAGTCTTCTTCAGCAACCACAGTAATGGTTGTGAGCTTTGTAAATGCGGGGCTTCTTACCCTGACCCAGTCCATCGGAATCATCATGGGTGCCAATATCGGTACCACAGTAACAGGATGGATCGTCTCTCTCCTGGGATTTAAATTCAAGATAAGCGCCATGGCCCTTCCCATAATAGGCCTCGGTCTGCCTCTCTATTTCTCCAAGTTCGCCAAGAGACGGGACTGGGGTGAGTTTATGATTGGATTCGGTATCCTATTCCTGGGTCTCTCCTTCCTGAAAGACTCCATGCCCTCCATGGATGCCGGAATGGTCGGGTTCCTGGAAAGTTATACAGACAAGGGTGTACTTTCACTGGTTATCTTCATAATGGCAGGTGCTCTTATCACCGTTATTGTTCACTCCTCCAGTGCCTCCATGGCCATCACACTGACCATGGCACATAACGGACTGATACCTCTGGAGGCAGCGGCCGCCATGGTAATGGGTTCAAATATCGGTACAACCATCGACGCCCTTCTGGCCTCACTGGGAGCCAATGTCAATGCGAAAAGAGCCGCAAGGGTTCATATACTATTCAATATTGCCGGTGTAGTTGTATTCTCCTTTATATTCAATCCCTTCCTGAGGATGGTTCAAGCCATCGTTCCCGGGGATGAAATCACAACCAACCTGGCCATGTTTCATACTATGTTCAATATTCTGAATACTGTGATTTTTATCGGTTTTGTTCCTCAAATTGCAAAACTTGTAGAAAAGATGATTCCCATGGGAGAAGAGGAAGCGGGTCTTGGAACATATACCCTCAGCTATATAGAACCCATGATGCAGAGTATTCCTGAAATCAATATAATCAAGGCACAGAAAGAGGTCTCCCACATGACCAAGGTTGTTGAAGATATGTTCAGCATCTACCTTGAAGTCTGTAACAATCCCGATAAGAAAATGGGTGCACAGGTCAAGGAAATAAAGGAGATGGAAGACTACAGTGACCAGATGCAGGAGGAAATCACAAAATTTCTTATTGCCTGTTCCGGTGAAAGTCTGAATGAAACAGGCCGTAATAACGTCAGTGCCATGATGAGAATTGTTAATGAACTTGAAAGTATCGGTGACAGCTGTTACCACCTGATTCTTCTATCTGAACGCCGTTTCAAAAAAAATATTCCCATGCATGACAATGCTATGGCCGAACTTGAACCCATAGCCACCATGGTACAGAATTTTCTGTTTTTCATAAAATCCCATATCAACGAGCATATGGATAAGGAATCCCTGAAAGAGGCATATAAAATGGAGGAAAAACTCCAGACTTTCAAGAAAGGCCTGAACAAGGGAATCAGGAAAAACATTAAAAAGGGTGCGGATATTAAGGGAGAACTGCTGTATCTTGATATTGTCGGACACGTAGAACAGATTGGAGACTACTGCCTGAATATCGCTCAGTCTCTGAGAGCTTTCTATTAA